A window of the Synechococcus sp. M16.1 genome harbors these coding sequences:
- a CDS encoding ArsJ-associated glyceraldehyde-3-phosphate dehydrogenase — MRIGINGFGRIGRLVFRALWGRPGIELVHVNDPAGDAATAAHLLEFDSVHGRWDRGITSSADGFSVEGSALTWSSEKDPTAVPWSDRGVEMVLEASGKIKTPETLNPYFDQLGLKRVVVACPVKGVVAGEDALNIVYGINHHLYEPARHKLVTAASCTTNCLAPVVKVVHESFGIEHGLITTIHDITNTQVPIDSFKSDLRRARSGLSSLIPTTTGSAKAIAMIFPELKGKLNGHAVRVPLLNGSLTDAVFELKQSVTVEQVNTAFQAAAEGPLKGILGYEERPLVSCDYTNDNRSSIVDALSTMVVDGNQLKVFAWYDNEWGYSCRMADLTCHVVGLDG, encoded by the coding sequence ATGCGGATCGGCATCAATGGCTTTGGACGGATTGGTCGCCTGGTGTTCCGGGCCCTCTGGGGACGGCCCGGCATCGAACTGGTGCATGTCAATGATCCCGCTGGCGATGCAGCAACGGCGGCCCACCTGCTGGAGTTCGATTCTGTGCATGGTCGCTGGGATCGAGGCATCACCAGCAGTGCTGATGGATTCAGCGTGGAGGGATCCGCCCTCACCTGGTCCAGCGAGAAGGACCCCACCGCCGTGCCTTGGAGCGATCGGGGGGTGGAGATGGTGCTTGAAGCCAGCGGCAAGATCAAAACGCCGGAGACGCTCAATCCCTATTTCGATCAGCTGGGCCTCAAACGGGTGGTGGTGGCCTGTCCCGTGAAGGGTGTGGTTGCCGGTGAGGACGCGCTCAACATCGTTTACGGGATCAATCACCACCTCTATGAACCGGCGCGCCACAAGTTGGTGACGGCCGCCTCCTGCACCACCAACTGCCTGGCGCCTGTGGTGAAGGTGGTGCACGAGAGCTTCGGCATCGAGCACGGCCTGATCACCACCATTCACGACATCACCAACACCCAGGTGCCGATCGATTCCTTCAAAAGCGACCTGCGCCGGGCACGCTCCGGGCTCAGCTCACTCATTCCCACCACCACCGGTTCGGCCAAGGCGATCGCGATGATCTTTCCTGAGCTGAAGGGCAAACTCAACGGTCATGCCGTTCGTGTTCCCCTGCTGAATGGATCGCTCACCGATGCGGTGTTCGAGCTCAAGCAGAGCGTCACGGTGGAGCAGGTGAATACTGCGTTCCAAGCAGCTGCGGAAGGGCCTCTGAAGGGAATCCTGGGTTACGAGGAACGCCCGTTGGTGTCGTGCGACTACACCAACGACAACCGCAGCTCGATTGTCGATGCCCTCTCGACGATGGTTGTTGATGGCAACCAGTTGAAGGTGTTTGCCTGGTACGACAACGAATGGGGCTACAGCTGCCGCATGGCCGATCTCACCTGCCACGTGGTTGGTCTGGACGGATGA
- a CDS encoding metalloregulator ArsR/SmtB family transcription factor: MIQNTLNREQSRQLLKALADPIRLDVIHALAQGERCVCDLTGELNLSQSKLSFHLRVLREAGLVTDRQSGRWIYYRLQPDALAALEAWLAELRLHCSQSAAPCPS; this comes from the coding sequence GTGATCCAGAACACCCTCAACAGGGAGCAGTCGAGGCAGCTGCTCAAAGCACTGGCCGACCCGATCCGTCTCGACGTGATCCATGCGCTGGCACAGGGGGAACGATGCGTCTGTGACCTCACCGGTGAGCTCAACCTCTCCCAGTCGAAGCTCTCGTTCCATCTCAGGGTGCTGCGAGAGGCGGGGCTGGTGACGGATCGGCAGAGCGGCCGATGGATCTACTACCGCCTGCAACCGGACGCCCTGGCAGCCCTGGAAGCCTGGCTGGCCGAACTGCGCCTCCACTGCAGCCAGAGCGCTGCCCCCTGCCCGAGCTGA
- a CDS encoding DUF938 domain-containing protein produces MDQRLFFPATERNRGPIGDLLKQLLPGSGAVLELASGSGEHAVCFQQRFPHLRWQASDPDPDHRASINAWIQHQGLSQVMPAALNLDVEHRPWPLPQNLQGAVKAVVCINLLHISPASCTDAVLEESALLLPSGAPLIIYGPFRRNGAHTSASNAAFDQSLRERNHQWGLRELNHVTAIAAKAGFNTENVVSMPANNLTLVFQRA; encoded by the coding sequence ATGGACCAACGGCTTTTCTTCCCGGCCACGGAACGCAACCGCGGCCCCATCGGAGATCTGCTGAAGCAGCTCTTGCCTGGCTCAGGAGCCGTGCTGGAGCTGGCCAGCGGCAGTGGTGAGCATGCCGTCTGCTTTCAGCAGCGCTTTCCCCATCTGCGCTGGCAGGCCAGCGATCCGGATCCAGACCATCGCGCCAGCATCAACGCCTGGATCCAGCACCAGGGTCTGAGCCAGGTGATGCCAGCAGCCCTCAACCTCGATGTTGAACACCGCCCCTGGCCCCTGCCCCAGAACCTCCAAGGGGCCGTGAAGGCTGTTGTGTGCATCAACCTGCTGCACATCAGCCCAGCCAGCTGCACGGATGCCGTGCTCGAGGAATCAGCCCTATTGCTGCCCAGCGGCGCCCCCTTGATCATTTATGGCCCATTCAGGCGCAATGGTGCTCACACCAGTGCAAGCAATGCCGCCTTCGACCAATCCCTGAGAGAACGCAACCACCAATGGGGATTGCGGGAGCTGAATCACGTAACAGCCATCGCCGCCAAGGCTGGCTTCAACACCGAAAACGTGGTCTCCATGCCCGCCAACAATCTGACTTTGGTGTTTCAGCGCGCTTGA
- a CDS encoding mechanosensitive ion channel family protein has translation MDLTDFLAKLLIGSAITLSLAFLCKTVFPRFTKRSKTDFDDFVLNAFAASVVPFGLVVTLILAQDDLGLPTNISRAYDTSLRIVGTIILIRLVNRIGARFLFGLVGRAGADDLQQLLQSLLPLLKTVVWAIGTLVLLQSLGVKMTVIWGLLSAGGIGIGLALKEPAQELFAYLMILLDKPFTVGQFITVGSTSATVERIGVRSTHLRSLRGEQVVMSNSSLTGSTILNFAEMAQRRMIYSIGVTYSTSVEQMKAIPTMIQAVIDAQAHSTFNRCHFTEFADSSLNFELVYYIDTRDFTVALNEQQAINLGIMEAFAQEGIDFAFPSRTLYLEGDSLAGKAS, from the coding sequence ATGGATCTGACTGATTTCCTAGCGAAGCTGCTGATCGGTTCAGCCATCACCTTGAGCCTGGCGTTCCTTTGTAAGACAGTTTTTCCTCGGTTCACCAAGCGAAGCAAAACCGACTTCGACGACTTTGTGCTCAATGCCTTCGCCGCTTCGGTGGTGCCTTTCGGCTTGGTGGTCACGCTGATCCTTGCTCAGGATGATTTGGGCTTGCCCACCAACATTTCAAGGGCCTACGACACATCGCTGCGCATTGTTGGCACGATCATTCTGATTCGGTTGGTCAACCGAATCGGAGCGCGATTCCTGTTCGGATTGGTGGGCCGTGCAGGCGCGGATGATCTTCAACAACTCCTCCAAAGCCTGCTCCCGCTGCTGAAAACCGTGGTTTGGGCGATCGGCACCTTGGTGCTGCTGCAGAGCCTTGGCGTGAAGATGACGGTGATCTGGGGTTTGCTCAGTGCCGGCGGCATCGGCATTGGCTTGGCCCTGAAAGAACCGGCCCAGGAATTGTTCGCCTACCTGATGATTCTTCTGGACAAGCCTTTCACCGTTGGGCAATTCATCACGGTGGGCTCCACCTCAGCAACGGTGGAACGCATCGGTGTTCGCTCCACCCATCTGCGCAGCCTCCGCGGCGAACAGGTGGTGATGAGCAACTCATCACTTACAGGCTCCACCATCCTCAATTTCGCTGAAATGGCGCAACGCCGGATGATCTATTCGATTGGCGTCACCTACAGCACATCGGTCGAGCAGATGAAGGCAATCCCGACGATGATTCAGGCCGTGATCGACGCTCAGGCCCACAGCACCTTCAACCGCTGTCACTTCACCGAATTTGCTGATTCAAGCTTGAATTTTGAACTGGTTTATTACATCGACACCCGCGATTTCACGGTCGCTCTGAACGAACAGCAAGCCATCAATCTCGGAATCATGGAGGCCTTCGCCCAAGAAGGCATCGACTTTGCCTTCCCAAGCAGGACGCTCTACTTGGAGGGAGATTCACTCGCCGGCAAAGCCTCCTGA
- a CDS encoding Tat pathway signal protein, with translation MAVFSLPCSSCGTPVEIPGRYGFKLKSAGVTNTVCIRCRQGAFLASRRDNISSPIALASSSDRRRLIPLTAAVAALSLLIGGVVWRSAVPTAQEALPASESPSK, from the coding sequence ATGGCAGTTTTTTCTCTCCCTTGTTCCAGCTGTGGAACACCCGTTGAGATTCCGGGGCGTTACGGCTTCAAGTTGAAGAGTGCAGGCGTCACCAACACGGTGTGCATCCGCTGCCGGCAGGGGGCATTTCTGGCGTCACGACGCGACAACATCTCCAGCCCGATTGCCCTTGCTTCCAGTTCTGATCGTCGTCGCCTGATCCCCCTCACAGCTGCTGTGGCGGCCTTGTCCCTGTTGATCGGGGGTGTTGTTTGGCGCTCTGCTGTGCCGACGGCTCAGGAGGCTTTGCCGGCGAGTGAATCTCCCTCCAAGTAG
- the purS gene encoding phosphoribosylformylglycinamidine synthase subunit PurS has protein sequence MPRFQARVLVRLRPSVLDPAGEAARGAAERLGVEGLSKLRIGKAVEMELEAPDEAEARRRLELLSDRLLANPVIEDWSLELEQS, from the coding sequence GTGCCGCGTTTTCAAGCCCGCGTCCTCGTGCGTCTGCGCCCCTCCGTCCTCGATCCAGCCGGAGAAGCCGCGCGTGGTGCCGCTGAACGACTTGGGGTGGAAGGCCTCAGCAAGCTGCGGATCGGTAAAGCCGTGGAAATGGAGCTTGAGGCCCCTGATGAGGCCGAGGCCCGCCGCAGGTTGGAACTGCTCAGTGATCGCTTACTGGCCAACCCGGTGATCGAAGACTGGAGCCTGGAGCTGGAGCAGTCATGA
- the purQ gene encoding phosphoribosylformylglycinamidine synthase subunit PurQ, translated as MSIGVIVFPGSNCDRDVQWATEGCLGMSTRRVWHEETDLSGFDAIVLPGGFSYGDYLRCGAIARFAPALQSLIDFAAKGGRVLGICNGFQVLTELGLLPGALTRNRDLHFICEDAPLKVVSQRTAWMQGYNDGALTLPIAHGEGRYQCSDDTLKQLQDDDAIALSYGNNPNGSVSDIAGITNASGSVLGLMPHPERACDPATGGTDGRRMLEALLG; from the coding sequence ATGAGCATCGGGGTCATCGTTTTTCCCGGCTCCAACTGCGACCGGGATGTGCAATGGGCAACCGAGGGTTGCCTTGGGATGAGCACGCGTCGGGTCTGGCATGAGGAAACCGACCTCAGCGGCTTTGACGCCATCGTTCTGCCGGGCGGTTTCAGCTACGGCGACTACCTGCGTTGCGGCGCCATTGCCCGCTTCGCTCCAGCCCTGCAGTCCTTGATCGACTTTGCCGCCAAGGGCGGTCGCGTGCTCGGCATCTGCAACGGATTTCAGGTGCTCACGGAACTGGGCCTGCTCCCCGGTGCCCTTACCCGGAACCGGGATCTGCACTTCATCTGTGAAGACGCACCCCTCAAGGTGGTGAGCCAGCGCACGGCCTGGATGCAGGGGTACAACGACGGGGCCCTGACCCTGCCGATCGCCCACGGTGAAGGCCGCTACCAGTGCAGCGATGACACGCTCAAGCAGCTGCAGGACGACGACGCCATCGCCCTGAGCTACGGCAACAACCCCAACGGGTCGGTGTCCGACATCGCGGGCATCACAAATGCCAGCGGCAGCGTTCTGGGCCTGATGCCCCACCCCGAGCGGGCCTGTGATCCGGCCACGGGAGGAACCGACGGCCGCCGCATGCTGGAAGCCCTGCTGGGCTGA